The following coding sequences lie in one Desulfitibacter alkalitolerans DSM 16504 genomic window:
- a CDS encoding site-2 protease family protein — MKGSFVIGKIKGIQIEIHASWLIVFGLVSFVLATNYFPQNHPDFDPSLRWFLAGIMALFLFISVLLHELSHSIVSIKEGIEVKKISLFIFGGLAQMEGEPDSPKKELKIAIAGPAMSVMLFLFFTILASVLSILGASEIILIPISYIGTVNLILAIFNLVPAFPLDGGRVLRALIWHYKGNLQLATKIASSFGGFFGYFLMFLGIFWVFSGAFLSGIWFVFIGWFINQASQSSYQHTVMSDIFNKIPVREFMTSNVVVVDYYVPIQDLVDNYFYKYKFTSFPVRKNEEIIGIVSINNIRNTPKDTWYQTTVERVTTPLEDNLVISSDNSVSNAMQKLFSNGIGRILVMDGTKLLGIVSKTDILNYIRIHSQLE, encoded by the coding sequence TTGAAAGGCTCTTTTGTTATAGGTAAAATTAAAGGAATTCAGATTGAAATACATGCCAGCTGGTTAATTGTATTTGGATTGGTAAGCTTTGTACTTGCTACTAACTACTTTCCTCAAAACCACCCAGATTTTGACCCTAGTCTAAGATGGTTTTTGGCAGGTATTATGGCCCTCTTCCTTTTTATTTCAGTTTTACTTCATGAATTGTCCCACTCTATTGTTTCAATTAAAGAAGGAATAGAAGTAAAGAAGATTTCTTTATTTATCTTTGGTGGGTTAGCCCAAATGGAAGGCGAACCTGATAGTCCAAAGAAGGAATTAAAGATTGCCATAGCTGGGCCTGCTATGAGTGTAATGCTATTTTTATTCTTTACAATCTTGGCCAGTGTTCTTTCTATTTTAGGGGCTTCAGAAATTATTCTCATTCCCATTTCTTATATAGGAACAGTTAACCTAATACTAGCCATATTTAATCTAGTTCCTGCATTTCCTCTCGATGGCGGCAGGGTATTACGAGCACTCATCTGGCATTATAAGGGCAACCTACAGCTAGCCACAAAGATTGCATCTTCTTTTGGCGGGTTTTTTGGATATTTTTTAATGTTTTTAGGAATTTTTTGGGTGTTTAGCGGAGCTTTCTTAAGTGGCATCTGGTTTGTATTTATTGGTTGGTTTATTAATCAGGCCTCACAATCAAGCTATCAACATACAGTCATGTCAGATATTTTTAATAAAATACCTGTTAGGGAGTTTATGACAAGCAACGTGGTGGTAGTTGATTATTATGTCCCAATTCAAGATCTTGTAGATAATTATTTTTACAAATATAAATTTACAAGCTTTCCAGTAAGAAAAAATGAAGAAATTATCGGCATTGTAAGTATCAATAATATCAGAAATACCCCTAAAGACACATGGTACCAAACTACAGTTGAAAGGGTCACTACCCCCCTGGAAGATAATTTGGTTATTTCCTCTGATAATTCTGTTTCTAATGCCATGCAAAAATTATTCAGCAATGGCATAGGCAGGATTCTAGTAATGGATGGGACTAAGCTTTTAGGTATTGTGTCTAAAACTGATATTTTAAACTATATTAGAATACACAGTCAGCTTGAGTAG
- a CDS encoding DUF1294 domain-containing protein, whose product MKPLESWKAYLVLYFLILNFSGYSVIWYDKKKALKGQWRIPETRLFALALMGGSLGIYYGMKAFRHKTQHLSFKYGMPLLIGVNMVLFGIIFYKL is encoded by the coding sequence GTGAAGCCTTTGGAGAGCTGGAAAGCATATTTGGTCCTATACTTTTTAATATTAAATTTTAGCGGTTACTCAGTTATTTGGTATGACAAGAAGAAAGCCCTTAAAGGACAATGGAGGATTCCGGAAACAAGGCTTTTTGCTCTGGCCTTAATGGGTGGCTCTTTAGGTATTTATTATGGCATGAAAGCTTTTAGACATAAGACCCAACATTTATCCTTTAAATACGGTATGCCTTTATTAATTGGAGTCAACATGGTGCTTTTTGGGATTATCTTTTACAAATTATAG
- a CDS encoding YbaK/EbsC family protein, protein MAIELVRECFKKWGRDEDVLEFNTSSATVELAAQALNVEPARIAKTLSFKSEDGAILVVAAGDAKIDNSKFKGQFGFKAKMLTPDEVHKFTGHAIGGVCPFGLKNRIPVYLDISLKRFQTVFPACGSSNSAIELTCQELEKYSMNEKWVDVCKSWGKGQ, encoded by the coding sequence ATGGCAATAGAATTAGTCCGTGAATGCTTTAAAAAATGGGGTAGAGATGAGGATGTTTTAGAATTTAATACATCAAGTGCTACAGTTGAATTAGCGGCACAAGCTCTAAATGTTGAACCAGCCAGAATAGCCAAGACACTTTCGTTTAAAAGTGAAGATGGGGCTATCCTGGTGGTTGCAGCAGGAGATGCCAAAATAGATAATAGTAAATTCAAAGGTCAATTTGGCTTTAAGGCAAAGATGCTTACACCAGATGAGGTTCATAAATTTACTGGTCATGCAATTGGTGGGGTATGTCCCTTTGGGTTAAAGAATAGAATTCCTGTGTATCTAGACATCTCCTTAAAAAGATTTCAAACGGTCTTTCCAGCATGCGGCAGCAGCAATTCAGCTATTGAACTTACCTGTCAAGAATTAGAGAAGTATTCTATGAATGAAAAATGGGTTGATGTATGTAAATCGTGGGGAAAAGGCCAGTAA
- a CDS encoding glycoside hydrolase family 125 protein, translated as MNEGIMTVPLEITKNEAVLCTGNHYIALPQIDIYSGGIKSINVTSKKNKGLLEISGEDFFLKPEFFYKGKKLNPKKVYWERLYYYIPQLRFIFDTFEVQARIYADIQEKGFVYEFVSSKAIDIRLRVNMDHVNTLRFNSHISHGRKSLSIDKWLNNPCAAIEGYNVQLGMAFGGEDGFGSSLSQTDLEQVIDNQMQLGFIINLAVEAQVPNAFYIAINADTDGASTTLIHLRRKGFKCIFSQWQEWLNKIIIKTSDKRVEKLFNENSLFNYFFSVSKDFYSDEWVAMTSRSPRYYVSGAFWERDSFYWSFPAIKCIDPMLHKKIVREMILIHSINPGDHAHYIDGTVLYPGFELDEACSYFNDLEFPLSFFDDQIIKAFDGIVERIEEEFDETIGLYKTFLLPSDDPTEYPFVLFDNVLLLRAYKNLIYLYQNLKHDTSLFENRVKTIKENLCRFIRLVEEKPIYVWAIDNYNQYVLYNDPPGNLGTLVYYGMPNDDIFKNTMDYYYSDCYKYYDSKARFKELACDHHQNTPSGLGLCGSLLNPLYKQEALKMVLEANLDHGLLCESFDKHSGEAKTGVGFATGAGYLAFALYESFIKSEEL; from the coding sequence ATGAACGAGGGTATTATGACAGTTCCACTGGAAATTACAAAAAATGAAGCTGTTTTGTGTACTGGAAACCATTACATTGCCTTACCTCAAATAGATATTTATAGTGGTGGAATTAAAAGCATCAATGTGACCTCTAAAAAAAACAAGGGTCTTTTAGAAATATCTGGGGAGGATTTTTTCCTCAAACCTGAGTTTTTTTATAAGGGGAAAAAGCTTAACCCTAAAAAGGTGTATTGGGAAAGATTATATTACTATATTCCCCAGCTTAGATTTATTTTTGACACCTTTGAAGTACAGGCTAGAATCTATGCAGATATACAGGAAAAAGGTTTTGTTTACGAATTTGTCAGCAGCAAAGCTATTGATATACGCTTAAGGGTTAACATGGATCATGTAAATACCCTTCGCTTTAATAGCCATATCTCTCATGGCAGAAAAAGCCTGTCAATTGACAAGTGGCTAAATAATCCATGTGCAGCAATTGAGGGTTACAATGTCCAACTAGGTATGGCCTTTGGAGGTGAGGATGGATTTGGGAGCAGCCTTTCACAGACTGACCTTGAACAGGTCATTGACAATCAAATGCAACTAGGCTTTATAATTAACCTGGCAGTTGAGGCTCAAGTGCCAAATGCATTTTACATTGCCATTAATGCAGATACTGACGGAGCTAGCACTACTCTTATTCATTTGAGGAGAAAAGGATTTAAATGTATTTTTTCGCAGTGGCAGGAATGGTTGAACAAGATAATAATCAAAACTTCTGATAAGAGAGTTGAAAAACTTTTTAATGAAAATAGTCTGTTTAATTATTTTTTTAGTGTCAGCAAGGATTTTTATTCAGATGAATGGGTTGCCATGACATCTAGAAGCCCCCGCTATTATGTATCTGGTGCCTTTTGGGAAAGAGACAGCTTTTACTGGTCATTTCCTGCCATTAAATGTATTGATCCCATGCTGCATAAAAAAATAGTAAGGGAAATGATACTAATTCACTCTATTAACCCTGGTGACCATGCACATTACATTGACGGAACTGTATTATACCCTGGGTTTGAGTTGGATGAAGCCTGCAGTTATTTTAACGACCTTGAGTTTCCCTTATCCTTTTTTGATGACCAGATAATAAAGGCTTTTGATGGTATTGTGGAAAGAATTGAAGAGGAATTTGATGAAACAATAGGTTTGTATAAAACTTTTCTTTTGCCATCTGACGATCCTACAGAATATCCCTTTGTTTTATTTGATAATGTTTTGCTGCTCAGGGCCTACAAAAACCTCATTTATTTATACCAGAATTTAAAACATGATACCTCCCTTTTTGAAAACAGGGTAAAAACCATTAAAGAGAACTTGTGTAGATTTATCAGGTTAGTTGAAGAAAAACCCATATATGTTTGGGCAATAGACAATTACAACCAATATGTCTTGTATAATGATCCACCTGGCAACTTAGGAACACTAGTCTACTATGGAATGCCCAATGATGATATATTTAAAAACACCATGGATTACTATTATAGTGACTGCTACAAGTACTATGACTCAAAGGCTAGGTTTAAAGAACTGGCTTGTGATCATCATCAAAATACCCCTTCAGGTCTTGGATTATGCGGCAGCCTGCTTAATCCCCTGTATAAACAGGAGGCGTTAAAGATGGTCTTGGAGGCTAATCTGGATCATGGTCTGTTGTGTGAAAGCTTTGATAAACATTCAGGAGAAGCTAAAACAGGGGTAGGTTTTGCCACTGGTGCAGGATATTTAGCCTTCGCCCTTTATGAGAGCTTTATTAAATCTGAGGAACTTTAG
- a CDS encoding IS1634 family transposase — MRLQIVSSKNAASFYVVKSIYENGKRSSKVVEKLGTYADLHKKLNGEDPVEWANKYVEELNKKEKEEKREVLVKYSPTKLIKKDEQRSFKGGYLFLQKIYHELGIHKICKKISQRYKFDFDLDSILSRLIYGRVIFPSSKLATNKLSKKFIEQPNFNLHQIYRALVYLAKETDFIQSSLYENSLKVSKRNTGILYYDCTNYFFEIEQEDGLKQYGIAKDHKPNPIVQMGLFMDGDGIPLAFSINRGNMNEQLTLKPLEKKILSDFELSKFIVCTDAGLASEANRKFNDKDGRAFITTQSIKKLKKHLKEWALATDGWRLSGSEKTYDISKLDEMIDKADDAVKAKIRAKVFYKERWIKENGFEQKLIVTYSIKYRDYQRKIRNSQIERAQKTIDTNPTKLKKCRQNDYKRFIHKTNCTPDGEVAANEIYRIDTALIQKEEVFDGFYGVCTNLEDDATEIIKVNHRRWEIEECFRIMKNEFKARPVHLSNDDRIEAHFITCFISLIIYRLLEKRLKEEFTCHEIISELREMDFKEIKGEGYEPLYTRTDFTDALHEAFGFRTDYQIVTTTMMKKIFKSTKS; from the coding sequence ATGAGACTGCAAATTGTTAGTTCAAAAAACGCTGCGTCTTTTTATGTAGTCAAATCAATTTATGAAAATGGAAAGCGTTCTTCCAAAGTTGTTGAAAAACTTGGAACTTATGCTGACTTACATAAAAAACTAAATGGTGAAGATCCTGTTGAATGGGCAAACAAATATGTAGAGGAACTGAATAAGAAAGAGAAAGAAGAGAAACGAGAAGTACTCGTTAAATATTCTCCTACAAAACTTATCAAAAAAGATGAACAGCGCTCTTTTAAAGGTGGGTATCTTTTCCTCCAAAAAATATACCATGAACTCGGAATACATAAGATTTGCAAAAAAATATCTCAGAGGTATAAATTCGATTTTGATTTGGATTCAATTCTTTCTAGATTGATTTATGGCAGGGTTATCTTTCCTTCTTCCAAACTCGCAACTAATAAGCTTTCAAAAAAGTTTATAGAGCAGCCGAATTTTAATCTGCATCAAATTTATAGAGCGCTTGTATACCTTGCTAAGGAAACAGATTTTATCCAGTCCTCATTGTATGAAAACAGCCTAAAAGTTTCCAAGAGAAATACCGGCATTCTTTACTATGATTGCACTAATTATTTTTTTGAAATTGAACAGGAAGATGGTTTAAAGCAGTACGGAATTGCTAAGGATCACAAACCAAATCCTATTGTTCAAATGGGCCTTTTTATGGATGGAGACGGTATCCCTCTAGCTTTTAGCATTAATAGGGGAAATATGAATGAGCAGCTTACTTTAAAGCCTTTGGAAAAGAAGATTTTATCCGATTTTGAGCTTTCTAAGTTTATTGTTTGTACTGATGCTGGTCTTGCTTCTGAGGCTAATCGTAAGTTTAATGATAAGGATGGACGAGCTTTTATTACAACCCAGTCTATTAAGAAGTTAAAGAAACATCTTAAAGAATGGGCACTTGCTACAGATGGCTGGAGACTTTCTGGCAGTGAAAAAACCTATGATATTTCTAAACTGGATGAAATGATAGATAAAGCTGATGATGCAGTCAAGGCAAAAATACGAGCTAAAGTCTTTTACAAAGAGCGTTGGATCAAAGAAAATGGTTTTGAACAAAAGCTTATTGTCACTTACTCTATCAAATACAGGGATTATCAGCGTAAAATCCGCAATTCTCAAATAGAACGTGCTCAAAAAACAATAGATACTAACCCTACAAAATTAAAGAAATGTAGGCAAAATGATTACAAAAGATTTATTCATAAGACAAACTGCACTCCTGATGGGGAAGTTGCAGCTAATGAAATATACCGCATTGATACCGCTCTTATCCAAAAAGAAGAAGTTTTTGATGGTTTTTATGGGGTTTGTACTAATCTTGAGGATGATGCTACTGAAATAATCAAGGTGAACCATAGGAGATGGGAAATAGAGGAATGTTTTAGAATTATGAAAAACGAGTTTAAAGCAAGACCTGTACATTTAAGTAATGATGACAGGATAGAAGCACATTTCATCACCTGCTTTATATCGCTGATTATTTATAGGCTACTCGAAAAGAGACTTAAAGAGGAGTTTACCTGCCATGAGATTATTAGTGAATTGCGCGAGATGGATTTCAAAGAAATTAAGGGTGAAGGTTATGAACCACTATATACAAGAACTGATTTTACCGATGCTTTGCATGAGGCTTTTGGCTTTCGTACTGACTATCAGATTGTTACTACAACTATGATGAAAAAAATTTTTAAAAGTACTAAATCATAA
- the yfbR gene encoding 5'-deoxynucleotidase, translated as MSHFFAYLSRMKLINRWGLMRNTYTENIQEHSLQVAMIAHGLALIKNKKFNGDLNPERVLVLAVFHEAGEVITGDLATPIKYFNPKIKRAYTEIEEIAKEKLLNMLAPDMREDYQPLLFIEEGDKEHWKIVKAADKISAYIKCLEELKAGNQEFSKAEKIILAAINNMDLPEVQYFMEHYVGSFSLTLDELN; from the coding sequence ATGAGTCATTTTTTTGCATATCTTTCCAGGATGAAGCTGATCAACCGTTGGGGCTTGATGCGTAACACTTACACAGAAAATATTCAAGAGCATAGCTTGCAGGTAGCTATGATAGCCCATGGCCTGGCTTTAATAAAGAATAAGAAGTTTAACGGTGATTTAAACCCTGAAAGGGTTTTGGTCCTTGCTGTATTTCACGAGGCTGGTGAAGTAATAACAGGTGATTTAGCTACTCCCATTAAATATTTTAATCCCAAAATCAAAAGGGCATATACTGAAATTGAAGAAATAGCTAAAGAAAAATTATTAAATATGCTTGCTCCAGATATGCGGGAGGATTACCAACCATTACTTTTTATAGAAGAAGGGGACAAGGAGCATTGGAAAATTGTTAAGGCTGCAGATAAGATTTCTGCCTATATTAAATGTTTAGAAGAACTTAAGGCAGGGAACCAGGAGTTTTCCAAGGCAGAAAAGATCATTTTAGCTGCTATTAACAACATGGACCTGCCTGAAGTACAATATTTTATGGAACATTATGTTGGAAGCTTTTCTTTAACCCTTGATGAATTAAACTAA
- a CDS encoding nitrilase-related carbon-nitrogen hydrolase, which translates to MKILKDFKKEAVRGILNWLYSTKPLERHIVKEKVDLKNEPIKPDRIKVAAVQVQIKLHKTTITYYDHMKRLVEESVKKGAQLIAFPENINLPLIGVIPMAEKLLTENDSPIKPGSNSQIRENFFLLGPYTEKIYKLTFSNLAKKYQVYIMAGSITTPFQNKLYNTAYFFGPEGECLGIQRKLHLTTTEEAFGLAVGDELNVISLPFGKAAFPVCMDATYFETFHLARKKDADMVIIPIANNEEYDFYKAFRGTWHRVQEVRVFGIKSALVGNLRDLVFTGRSAIFAPIDLTPRGDGVIQEAKTYNKEEVVIGELDLNALRRFRERDPLLSDFNQELYDKYLSLVKMYYWER; encoded by the coding sequence ATGAAAATATTAAAGGATTTTAAAAAGGAAGCAGTACGTGGTATTCTTAACTGGCTGTATAGTACAAAACCTTTGGAAAGACATATTGTAAAAGAAAAAGTTGATTTAAAGAATGAACCAATAAAACCTGACAGGATTAAGGTTGCAGCAGTTCAAGTGCAGATTAAGCTTCATAAAACTACAATAACATACTATGACCATATGAAAAGACTAGTTGAAGAAAGTGTTAAAAAGGGAGCACAGCTAATTGCTTTTCCAGAAAATATTAATCTGCCTCTAATAGGAGTAATCCCCATGGCTGAAAAATTATTGACAGAAAATGATAGCCCCATAAAACCAGGCTCTAACAGCCAGATAAGGGAGAATTTTTTTCTGCTAGGACCCTATACAGAGAAGATTTACAAGCTAACTTTTAGCAACCTTGCTAAGAAATATCAGGTATATATTATGGCCGGTAGTATTACTACTCCTTTTCAAAACAAACTTTATAATACTGCTTACTTTTTTGGCCCTGAAGGAGAATGCCTGGGGATCCAAAGAAAACTGCATCTGACCACTACAGAAGAAGCCTTTGGACTTGCAGTAGGAGATGAGCTAAATGTTATATCACTTCCCTTTGGAAAGGCAGCCTTTCCTGTATGTATGGATGCTACATACTTTGAGACCTTTCATCTGGCAAGAAAAAAAGATGCAGATATGGTAATTATACCCATTGCAAACAACGAAGAATATGATTTTTACAAGGCATTTAGAGGAACCTGGCACCGTGTACAGGAGGTCAGGGTTTTTGGAATAAAATCAGCCCTAGTGGGAAATCTAAGGGATTTGGTGTTTACAGGTCGTTCAGCAATTTTTGCTCCTATTGATTTAACCCCCAGGGGGGATGGCGTTATTCAAGAGGCAAAGACTTATAATAAAGAAGAGGTTGTCATAGGAGAACTGGATCTAAATGCTTTAAGGAGATTTAGAGAAAGGGATCCACTATTGTCTGATTTTAATCAAGAACTTTATGACAAATACTTATCACTTGTCAAGATGTATTACTGGGAGAGGTGA
- a CDS encoding carbon-nitrogen hydrolase family protein: MTATITIGAFQLPYDLKEDFHDYKAYIQKLPLEDLNLLVCPPGTIRYFQGYEDYLLYHQDLAVNNSCIVAPGFFMKGQYNTAILISTQGEIIHEQQQTHLSRKEFDQGLQRGTSLEVTATPIGRIGLMIGTDSFYPIIGRILGLQKVDIVIAYYKQPAPYNPWLQLSGVWQQVQHNQFFAVESAANGIIDGIEFAGETMIHHPLCSAYVDGCVQKLKPGVDGLIKGNLDLKSREQIIREFPIYKYLNHALYEKVWGSNENIKGF, translated from the coding sequence ATGACTGCTACCATCACCATAGGTGCTTTTCAATTACCATATGATTTAAAGGAAGATTTCCATGATTATAAGGCTTATATCCAAAAACTGCCGCTGGAGGATTTGAATTTACTAGTATGCCCGCCAGGCACCATTAGATATTTTCAGGGCTATGAAGATTATCTTTTATATCACCAGGATTTGGCTGTAAACAATTCATGTATTGTAGCACCTGGATTTTTTATGAAAGGTCAATATAATACAGCTATTCTTATCTCAACACAGGGGGAGATAATTCATGAACAGCAGCAGACCCACTTGTCTCGTAAGGAATTTGATCAAGGTTTGCAAAGGGGAACCAGCCTGGAAGTCACCGCTACTCCTATAGGCAGAATAGGGCTTATGATTGGAACAGATTCCTTCTATCCAATAATTGGAAGAATCCTTGGCCTGCAGAAGGTAGATATTGTTATTGCCTACTACAAACAGCCTGCACCTTATAATCCGTGGCTGCAGTTGTCTGGGGTGTGGCAGCAGGTTCAGCATAATCAGTTTTTTGCTGTAGAAAGTGCTGCCAATGGAATTATTGATGGCATTGAATTTGCTGGAGAAACCATGATCCATCACCCCCTATGTAGTGCTTATGTTGATGGATGTGTGCAAAAGCTAAAACCAGGCGTGGATGGACTTATAAAGGGAAACCTCGACTTAAAGAGCAGGGAGCAAATAATTAGGGAATTTCCCATATATAAATATCTTAACCATGCCTTATATGAAAAAGTGTGGGGTAGCAATGAAAATATTAAAGGATTTTAA
- the ltaE gene encoding low-specificity L-threonine aldolase has translation MIDLRSDTVTLPSEEMREAMAKAVVGDDVYGEDPTVNELERMSAEITGKEAALFVPTGTMGNQIAILTHTLRGDEIIVDELSHIALYEVGAASMFAGVQLKTIPNLLEGDTVKKLYGAYREPNIHAPRCRLLCLENTFNIGSGTVMPVADMRLVYKAANSMSLFVHLDGARIFNAAIALGCDVKELVENCDSVMFCLSKGLGAPVGSILAGSKEFINAARKYRKAMGGGMRQAGILAAAGLIALKTVDRLSVDHDNARLLAQHLSSVDGLKVDLSRVQTNILLADISGLNMDAGSFVGKLSEAGVKAVPVSSRVVRFVTHKDITKEHIIQASIIIKNLASDILDL, from the coding sequence ATGATTGATTTAAGAAGCGATACGGTCACATTACCTAGTGAGGAAATGAGAGAAGCCATGGCAAAAGCAGTTGTGGGTGATGATGTATATGGTGAAGATCCCACTGTAAATGAGCTTGAAAGGATGTCTGCAGAAATAACTGGAAAAGAAGCAGCTTTATTTGTGCCTACTGGAACAATGGGCAATCAGATTGCAATTTTAACACATACCCTGCGGGGAGATGAGATTATAGTTGACGAATTATCTCACATTGCCCTATATGAAGTAGGGGCTGCCTCCATGTTTGCAGGAGTTCAGTTAAAAACCATACCCAATCTACTTGAAGGGGATACTGTAAAGAAATTGTATGGTGCATACCGTGAACCTAATATACATGCACCAAGGTGTAGACTATTATGCCTGGAAAACACCTTTAACATTGGCTCTGGAACTGTTATGCCTGTAGCGGATATGAGGTTAGTATATAAGGCTGCCAATAGTATGTCATTATTTGTGCACCTTGATGGAGCAAGAATTTTTAATGCAGCCATTGCTCTAGGTTGTGATGTAAAAGAGCTAGTAGAAAACTGTGATTCTGTAATGTTTTGCCTTTCCAAGGGGTTAGGTGCACCAGTAGGTTCAATATTAGCCGGTAGTAAGGAATTCATTAATGCTGCACGAAAATATAGAAAGGCCATGGGTGGAGGCATGCGCCAGGCTGGAATATTAGCAGCTGCAGGGTTAATCGCCCTAAAAACGGTTGATAGATTGTCTGTAGATCATGACAATGCCAGGCTGCTGGCACAGCACTTATCATCTGTTGATGGATTAAAGGTGGATTTATCCCGAGTACAGACAAATATTCTACTAGCTGACATTAGTGGTTTGAATATGGATGCTGGTTCTTTCGTGGGCAAGTTATCTGAAGCGGGTGTCAAGGCGGTACCAGTAAGCTCCAGGGTGGTTCGTTTTGTTACCCATAAGGACATTACTAAAGAACATATAATACAGGCTAGTATTATTATTAAAAATTTAGCATCTGACATTCTTGACCTTTAA
- a CDS encoding 3'-5' exonuclease translates to MSSHVLKNPVNIHKADVKHSHKRKIAEKHHGEFVSLDLETTGFNPKYAKIIEIGAIRFVDETAVETFHTLINPGMPIPRKITDITGITDDMVINAPKIEIVFPQFIAFLKDSPIVAHNSSFDMGFIRHTAQRFAVKICNPIIDTLQISRIMFPNLDNHKLNTVSDYLQIKLENHHRSMSDSAAAAEIYIKCLKMLS, encoded by the coding sequence ATGAGTTCACATGTTTTGAAAAACCCGGTTAATATACATAAGGCGGATGTTAAACATAGTCATAAAAGAAAGATAGCGGAAAAACATCATGGAGAGTTTGTTTCACTAGACCTGGAAACCACAGGCTTTAATCCCAAATATGCAAAGATAATTGAGATAGGAGCCATTAGATTTGTAGACGAAACAGCTGTGGAAACCTTTCACACTCTAATAAATCCTGGGATGCCAATTCCCAGAAAAATTACAGATATAACAGGAATTACAGATGACATGGTTATTAATGCTCCGAAAATTGAGATTGTTTTTCCTCAATTTATTGCTTTTTTAAAGGATAGTCCAATTGTAGCTCATAATTCAAGCTTTGACATGGGATTTATACGGCATACTGCTCAAAGGTTTGCTGTTAAAATTTGCAACCCCATTATAGATACCCTGCAAATAAGTAGAATAATGTTCCCCAACTTAGATAATCATAAACTAAATACTGTATCAGACTACCTGCAGATAAAACTAGAAAACCATCATAGATCAATGTCTGATTCAGCAGCTGCAGCAGAAATATACATAAAATGCCTAAAAATGCTCAGCTAA
- a CDS encoding MFS transporter, whose translation MEQWKLKLKESYSSLIMFFIAAYMVFVIFFTSLTILPMYVIELGGNEFDSGLQTTLFFIFAVILRFYFGPLADSKGRKLPLLIGTFVFATSGLFFMLSSEVWHLTLARLYQSIALATFLSSGSSLVADMAPLKSRGTYIGMYRLIITLGVLTGPVSALEVIKNHGYNYWFVLTFIGGIIALGLIMLVKAPPLAVSANTRFMNSIYTVFKNRALWPIYAGLALTSICYGAILTFASLYISQVSEAVNPGIYFTYFGISGVLANISAGYLSDRYGREAIVWPAAIILGVGLIVLAFVPIVPATIIISGLLTGIGWSGGIAAFIAWLIDLIEDKMRGTVLSIQESIIDTFVALGSLVFGTLAAIIGMQFSFVVTGSSIVVITVILLLAPKRCDSKAQNEVGR comes from the coding sequence ATGGAACAGTGGAAGCTGAAACTAAAGGAATCTTATAGCTCTTTGATTATGTTTTTCATAGCGGCTTACATGGTATTTGTTATATTTTTTACATCCTTAACTATTCTGCCCATGTATGTCATTGAGTTGGGCGGCAATGAGTTTGATTCTGGTCTGCAAACCACATTGTTTTTTATTTTTGCTGTAATATTAAGGTTTTATTTTGGACCCCTGGCTGATAGCAAGGGGAGAAAGCTTCCCCTGCTAATAGGGACTTTTGTGTTTGCAACATCAGGACTTTTCTTCATGCTGAGTTCTGAGGTGTGGCATTTGACGTTGGCCCGTCTTTACCAATCCATTGCTCTGGCAACTTTTTTGTCCAGTGGAAGTTCTCTGGTTGCAGACATGGCACCATTAAAATCGCGAGGAACTTATATAGGCATGTACCGCTTAATTATTACCCTGGGAGTTTTGACAGGCCCTGTTAGCGCTCTTGAGGTTATCAAAAACCATGGATACAATTACTGGTTTGTCTTAACATTTATAGGGGGTATTATAGCCCTTGGTTTAATTATGCTTGTCAAGGCACCACCCTTAGCTGTTAGTGCTAATACGAGGTTTATGAACAGTATTTATACAGTGTTCAAAAATAGAGCATTATGGCCCATTTATGCTGGATTAGCTTTAACATCCATCTGCTATGGAGCTATCTTGACCTTTGCGTCTCTTTATATTTCCCAGGTAAGTGAAGCTGTTAACCCTGGCATATATTTTACATATTTTGGCATTTCGGGAGTTCTGGCTAATATTAGTGCTGGATACCTCTCAGATAGATACGGGAGAGAGGCAATAGTTTGGCCGGCAGCTATAATTCTTGGAGTAGGTCTTATTGTTCTAGCCTTTGTTCCCATTGTGCCAGCAACCATAATTATTAGTGGGCTGCTCACTGGGATTGGTTGGTCTGGTGGGATTGCAGCTTTTATTGCCTGGTTAATTGATTTAATAGAGGACAAGATGCGCGGTACAGTCCTATCTATTCAAGAAAGTATAATTGATACCTTTGTAGCATTAGGCTCTTTGGTCTTTGGAACATTAGCTGCCATTATAGGCATGCAGTTTTCCTTTGTAGTTACAGGGAGCAGTATTGTAGTTATAACAGTCATTTTGCTGCTCGCGCCAAAAAGATGTGACAGCAAAGCACAAAACGAGGTGGGAAGATGA